CCAAACACTATGAAAAACGGGTTGCAGAAGGATCAACGGTAAAAGGCAAAGCGATGTTCGTTTGCGCCAGTCGCGAAATTGCCTGGGATTTCTATCGCCAGCTTAAAACTTTCCGTCCGGCGTGGTTTGAGATCAAACAGGTGCCAGACGGTATCGCGCTGACGGAACAGGAGCAAAAAGAGTTACCGCCATCTGAAATGGTGAAGATGGTGATGACGCGCGGTAAAGATGATAACGCCACGCTGTATGAACTGCTCGGCAGCAAAGAGTACCGCAAGGAGCTTGATAAACAGTTCAAAAACGCGAAGTCAAATTTCAAGATCGCCATCGTGGTGGATATGTGGCTGACCGGGTTCGACGTGCCGGAACTGGACACCATCTATATCGATAAACCGCTGCAAAAGCACAACTTGATCCAGACCATTTCCCGCGTTAACCGCAAGCTGGAAGGCAAAAGCAAAGGACTTGTCGTCGACTATATCGGCATTAAGCGTCAGATGAACCAGGCGCTGGCAATGTATTCGCGCATTGATGCCAATAATTTTGAAGATATTCAGCAGTCGGTGATTGAGGTAAAAAACCACCTCGATTTGCTGGCGCAGGCCTTCCATGATTTTGACAGCGAAGCTTACTTCAGCGGCGAGCCGCAGGCGCAACTGGCCTGCCTGAACAACGCGGCAGAATTTGTGATGCGAACGCAAAAGGTAGAACGACGCTTTATGGGCCTGGTAAAACGCCTGAAAGCCGCCTATGACGTTTGCTGCGGTAGCGAAGCACTTTCACAGGCCGAACGCGATCATATCCACTTTTATCTTGCCGTGCGTTCCATTGTCTTCAAGCTGACCAAAGGCGATGCGCCGGACGTCACGCAGATGAACGCCCGCGTGCGCGAGATGATCGCCGAAGCGCTCAAGGCCGACGGCGTAGAAGAATTGTTTTTCCTCGGCGATAAGAAAGCTGAATCAATCGATATCTTTGACAATGATTATCTGGATCGCATCAATAAGATCAAACTGCCAGCCACTAAAATCCAGCTGCTGCAAAAGCTGCTGGAAAAAGCGATCGGCGACTTTAAAAAGATTAACCAGCTGCAGGGGATCAACTTCACCCGTCGCTTCCAGTCCATTATGGATAAATATAATGAGCGCAGGGAAGATGACATTCTTAATGGCGAAGAGTTTGATGAGTTCAGCCAGGAAATGACGGATATCATCTACGACATAAAGACCGAGATGGGCACCTATGCCGATCTCGGGATCGATATGGAAGAGAAAGCCTTCTACGACATTCTGGCGCATATGCGTGATAAATATCAGTTCACTTATGAAGACGATAAAATGCTGGCGCTGGCGAAAGAGATGAAGGCGGTGGTCGATAACACCTCGAAGTACCCGGACTGGAGCAAGCGTGATGATATTAAAGCGAAGCTGAAGGTTGAACTGATTCTGCTGCTGCACAAGCATAAGTTCCCGCCGGTAGCGAATGATGATGTCTATATGGGCGTACTGGCGCAGGCTGAACATTTTAAGCAGCATCAAATGGCGCAATAAAGATATCGTGCTTTAAGCCATGTCTGATCGACGGTAACCTTACGGTTGCCGTTTTTTGCACTTTCCCCCCGCTTCCCTCTATCCTTAAGCCATGGAAAAATTAGCCGAACTCAAACGCGCCAAGCTGCTGGCGCTGTCGCTGCTGCTGATTGCTGCCGCGGCGTTTATTACCACGCTGTTTCTACCGCAGACCTTCTGGGTGCGCGGCATCAAGGCCATCGCCGAGGCCGCAATGGTGGGCGCGCTGGCAGACTGGTTTGCCGTGGTTGCCCTGTTCCGCCGGGTGCCCATTCCGTTTATCGCGCGCCATACGGCGATCATTCCGCGCAATAAAGATCGGATCGGCGAAAATCTGGGTCAGTTTGTTCAGGAAAAATTCCTCGATACGCAATCCCTGGTGGACTTAATCCGCCGCTATGAACCGGCTCAGATGATTGGCACCTGGTTCAGTCAACCGGACAACGCCCAGCGCGTCGGGCAGCACCTGATTCAGGTCATGAGCGGTTTTCTGGAACTTACCGATGACGGGCGTATTCAGCGGCTGCTGAAACGCGCCGTGCATAAGGCGCTCGACAAGGTCGATTTCACCGAAACCAGCGCCGTCATGCTGGAAAGCATGACCAAAAACAACCGCCATCAGGTGCTGTTGGATGCGATCATCAACCGTCTGATTACCTTGATTCAGCGGGAAAGCACGCGGGACTTCATCGCCAGTCAGATTGTCCACTGGCTCAAAACCGAACATCCGCGCAAAGCGATGGTGCTACCGACGGAGTGGCTGGGCGACCAGAGCGCGGAGATGGTATCGAACGCGGTGAATACCCTGCTGGATGACATCAGCCACGACCGCACGCACCAGATCCGTCAGGCGTTTGACCGCGCCACGCTCAAGTTTATCGACAACCTGAAAAACGATCCGGACATGGCGGCGAAAGCCGACAACATCAAGCATTACCTGAAGAATGACGAGGCGTTTAACCGCTATCTGGGCGAGATGTGGGCCGACCTGCGCGAATGGCTGAAAGCGGATA
This region of Enterobacter cancerogenus genomic DNA includes:
- a CDS encoding DUF445 domain-containing protein, whose product is MEKLAELKRAKLLALSLLLIAAAAFITTLFLPQTFWVRGIKAIAEAAMVGALADWFAVVALFRRVPIPFIARHTAIIPRNKDRIGENLGQFVQEKFLDTQSLVDLIRRYEPAQMIGTWFSQPDNAQRVGQHLIQVMSGFLELTDDGRIQRLLKRAVHKALDKVDFTETSAVMLESMTKNNRHQVLLDAIINRLITLIQRESTRDFIASQIVHWLKTEHPRKAMVLPTEWLGDQSAEMVSNAVNTLLDDISHDRTHQIRQAFDRATLKFIDNLKNDPDMAAKADNIKHYLKNDEAFNRYLGEMWADLREWLKADMHSEDSRVKQRIANAGLWFGETLNADASLRASLNEHLEQAAHRVAPDFAAFLTRHISDTVKSWDAKDMSRQIELNIGKDLQFIRVNGTLVGGTIGLILFLLSQLPSLLAHYSAFGGAIT